A segment of the Melioribacteraceae bacterium 4301-Me genome:
ATTAGATTATATACTATGGACGTTACATTTTTGAATAGCGTTAATCCCCCTCCCATTCTAAATAAAGAATAATCCTTATAATCTGCCATTCAAATAATATATATAACCCTTACAATTTAGTAACCTTGTCAACTATTGTAATCTTACTAATCTTGGTAATTTGCTAATTTGGTAATCTTGGTAATATTTACAATTTACCTTGACCTTATTACTGAATGCCTGTAAGTTGGAATTGTAAAAAGAAGACTTTTATTAATTTTGTTATTAATGCGGCTTAGTTCACTTTTAATGAAAATACGTACTATTATTACGACCCACCCAAAACAAAAAAGAACATTGAATTTTATTACCCTCACACGTAGCCAGAGAATCCCTGGCGAAGTTAGAATGCGTTCCCAAAAGGAATTGCTTTCATTAACTAATTTAAAAACATTATAGGAGATGTTATGTCGGACTTTGTAAAAGAATTAATGGCACAAGTAAAAGCAAAAAACCCTAACGAGCCTGAATTTCATCAAGCAGTTTATGAAGTAGCTACTTCTTTAGTTTTAGTTTTGGAAAGACATCCTGAATATCGTGCCGCAAAAATTTTAGAAAGAATTATTGAACCTGAACGAGTTATAATGTTCAGAGTTCCGTGGGTTGATGATCAAGGCGAAGTTCAAATTAACAGAGGCTTTAGAATTGAGATGAATAGTGCGATTGGTCCTTACAAAGGCGGTTTGAGATTTCACCCATCTGTGAATTTAGGCATCTTAAAATTTCTTGCTTTCGAACAAGTTTTTAAGAACAGTCTAACTTCTCTGCCAATGGGCGGAGGAAAAGGCGGTTCTGATTTTGACCCTAAAGGCAAGAGTGATGCAGAGGTTATGAGATTTTGCCAAAGCTTTATGAATGAACTGTTTCGTCATATTGGACCTAATACAGATGTACCTGCAGGAGATATTGGCGTTGGAGGAAGGGAAATTGGTTTCTTGTTCGGTCAGTATAAAAAATTAAGAAATGAATTTACCGGTGTATTGACTGGTAAAGGTCTAAATTGGGGTGGTTCATTGATTCGTCCAGAAGCTACTGGATATGGTTCTGTTTATTTTGCTTCAGAGATGCTTGCAACGAGAGGTGAAACTCT
Coding sequences within it:
- the gdhA gene encoding NADP-specific glutamate dehydrogenase; translated protein: MSDFVKELMAQVKAKNPNEPEFHQAVYEVATSLVLVLERHPEYRAAKILERIIEPERVIMFRVPWVDDQGEVQINRGFRIEMNSAIGPYKGGLRFHPSVNLGILKFLAFEQVFKNSLTSLPMGGGKGGSDFDPKGKSDAEVMRFCQSFMNELFRHIGPNTDVPAGDIGVGGREIGFLFGQYKKLRNEFTGVLTGKGLNWGGSLIRPEATGYGSVYFASEMLATRGETLEGKICLVSGSGNVAQYTVEKILQLGGKVVTLSDSNGYIYDEEGIDEEKLRFVMDLKNVRRGRIKEYAQKYKNAVYTETDPSADHNPLWNHKAHCAFPSATQNEINGKDAQNLINNGVYVVSEGANMPTTIDGINIFLENKILYGPGKAANAGGVAVSGLEMAQNSMRYSWTREEVDNRLRLIMKNIHKTCVDTAEKYGTPGNYVNGANIGGFIKVADAMLDQGIV